The Gouania willdenowi chromosome 20, fGouWil2.1, whole genome shotgun sequence genome window below encodes:
- the hnf4g gene encoding hepatocyte nuclear factor 4-gamma isoform X3 codes for MHILGGNGHTDGMPIEPHLCGPDGVGSNCAICGDKATGKHYGASSCDGCKGFFRRSIRKSHIYTCRFNRQCIVDKDKRNQCRFCRLNKCFRAGMKKEAVQNERDRISSRRSIQESQDLPPITILAQAESLSQQIVPSVGIVVLSEQKSATIADVCDSMRQQLLVLVEWAKYIPAFGELPLDDQVCLLRAHAGEHLLLGVAKRSMAFKDFLLLGNGCVIHRNSPESEISRVANRVLDELVQPFHDIQIDDNEFAALKAIVFFDPDAKSLRDPAKIKATRLRVQMSLEDYINDRQYDSRGRFGELLLLLPTLQSITWQMIEQLQFIKLCGLAKIDNLLQEMLLGGLSSDPMHLHHPTQTQLAQDPVTGHTLVISTMPVAHSAQITSPDTPIPSPPQAAASEIYKHYPQTLGPRASPSPSTQTDP; via the exons acGGCATGCCGATAGAACCACATCTATGTGGTCCGGATGGAGTCGGCAGCAACTGTGCGATCTGTGGTGACAAAGCTACAGGGAAACACTACGGAGCCTCCAGCTGTGATGGATGCAAAGGTTTCTTCAGACGCTCCATTCGAAAGAGCCACATCTACACATGCAG GTTTAACAGGCAGTGCATTGTGGACAAAGACAAGAGAAACCAGTGTCGATTCTGCAGACTCAACAAATGCTTCAGAGCTGGCATGAAAAAAGAAG CTGTGCAGAACGAAAGAGATCGGATCAGTTCTAGAAGAAGTATTCAAGAATCACAAGACCTTCCACCCATTACTATTTTGGCTCAGGCAGAATCCTTGTCCCAACAG ATCGTTCCCTCAGTGGGAATAGTGGTTCTATCGGAGCAGAAATCAGCCACCATAGCAGACGTCTGTGATTCTAtgagacagcagctgttagtgtTGGTGGAGTGGGCCAAATATATCCCAGCCTTTGGAGAACTGCCTCTGGATGACCAG GTGTGCTTGCTGAGGGCCCACGCTGGTGAACATCTCCTACTCGGGGTCGCCAAAAGGTCAATGGCGTTCAAAGACTTCCTCCTTCTAG gtaaTGGCTGTGTGatccacagaaatagtccagaATCAGAGATAAGCAGGGTGGCAAACAGAGTTCTGGATGAGCTGGTCCAGCCTTTCCACGACATCCAAATAGACGACAATGAGTTTGCAGCTCTGAAGGCCATTGTGTTCTTTGACCCAG ATGCAAAATCATTACGAGACCCTGCCAAGATAAAGGCCACACGTCTGAGG GTTCAGATGAGTCTGGAGGATTACATTAATGACCGTCAGTATGACTCCAGGGGTCGTTTtggagagctgctgctcctgctgcccaCCCTGCAGAGCATCACCTGGCAGATGATTGAACAGCTCCAGTTCATTAAGCTCTGTGGCCTGGCCAAGATAGACAACCTgctgcaggagatgctgctggGAG GTTTATCATCTGATCCGATGCACTTGCACCACCCCACACAAACTCAGCTGGCCCAGGACCCAGTGACTGGTCACACTTTGGTCATCAGCACCATGCCTGTTGCTCACTCTGCACAAATCA CGTCTCCAGACACCCCCATCCCGTCACCCCCCCAGGCTGCTGCCTCAGAAATCTACAAACACTATCCTCAGACTCTTGGTCCTCGTGCCAGCCCCTCACCCTCCACACAGACGGACCCCTGA
- the hnf4g gene encoding hepatocyte nuclear factor 4-gamma isoform X2 — MRINAHSWWKRTHRFCVFTDGMPIEPHLCGPDGVGSNCAICGDKATGKHYGASSCDGCKGFFRRSIRKSHIYTCRFNRQCIVDKDKRNQCRFCRLNKCFRAGMKKEAVQNERDRISSRRSIQESQDLPPITILAQAESLSQQIVPSVGIVVLSEQKSATIADVCDSMRQQLLVLVEWAKYIPAFGELPLDDQVCLLRAHAGEHLLLGVAKRSMAFKDFLLLGNGCVIHRNSPESEISRVANRVLDELVQPFHDIQIDDNEFAALKAIVFFDPDAKSLRDPAKIKATRLRVQMSLEDYINDRQYDSRGRFGELLLLLPTLQSITWQMIEQLQFIKLCGLAKIDNLLQEMLLGGLSSDPMHLHHPTQTQLAQDPVTGHTLVISTMPVAHSAQITSPDTPIPSPPQAAASEIYKHYPQTLGPRASPSPSTQTDP; from the exons tttttgtgtgtttacagacGGCATGCCGATAGAACCACATCTATGTGGTCCGGATGGAGTCGGCAGCAACTGTGCGATCTGTGGTGACAAAGCTACAGGGAAACACTACGGAGCCTCCAGCTGTGATGGATGCAAAGGTTTCTTCAGACGCTCCATTCGAAAGAGCCACATCTACACATGCAG GTTTAACAGGCAGTGCATTGTGGACAAAGACAAGAGAAACCAGTGTCGATTCTGCAGACTCAACAAATGCTTCAGAGCTGGCATGAAAAAAGAAG CTGTGCAGAACGAAAGAGATCGGATCAGTTCTAGAAGAAGTATTCAAGAATCACAAGACCTTCCACCCATTACTATTTTGGCTCAGGCAGAATCCTTGTCCCAACAG ATCGTTCCCTCAGTGGGAATAGTGGTTCTATCGGAGCAGAAATCAGCCACCATAGCAGACGTCTGTGATTCTAtgagacagcagctgttagtgtTGGTGGAGTGGGCCAAATATATCCCAGCCTTTGGAGAACTGCCTCTGGATGACCAG GTGTGCTTGCTGAGGGCCCACGCTGGTGAACATCTCCTACTCGGGGTCGCCAAAAGGTCAATGGCGTTCAAAGACTTCCTCCTTCTAG gtaaTGGCTGTGTGatccacagaaatagtccagaATCAGAGATAAGCAGGGTGGCAAACAGAGTTCTGGATGAGCTGGTCCAGCCTTTCCACGACATCCAAATAGACGACAATGAGTTTGCAGCTCTGAAGGCCATTGTGTTCTTTGACCCAG ATGCAAAATCATTACGAGACCCTGCCAAGATAAAGGCCACACGTCTGAGG GTTCAGATGAGTCTGGAGGATTACATTAATGACCGTCAGTATGACTCCAGGGGTCGTTTtggagagctgctgctcctgctgcccaCCCTGCAGAGCATCACCTGGCAGATGATTGAACAGCTCCAGTTCATTAAGCTCTGTGGCCTGGCCAAGATAGACAACCTgctgcaggagatgctgctggGAG GTTTATCATCTGATCCGATGCACTTGCACCACCCCACACAAACTCAGCTGGCCCAGGACCCAGTGACTGGTCACACTTTGGTCATCAGCACCATGCCTGTTGCTCACTCTGCACAAATCA CGTCTCCAGACACCCCCATCCCGTCACCCCCCCAGGCTGCTGCCTCAGAAATCTACAAACACTATCCTCAGACTCTTGGTCCTCGTGCCAGCCCCTCACCCTCCACACAGACGGACCCCTGA
- the hnf4g gene encoding hepatocyte nuclear factor 4-gamma isoform X1, translating to MKYPPAPQSKSLLDMEVANYCEGLDPSYSTLGFENAEVLYGGRDGMPIEPHLCGPDGVGSNCAICGDKATGKHYGASSCDGCKGFFRRSIRKSHIYTCRFNRQCIVDKDKRNQCRFCRLNKCFRAGMKKEAVQNERDRISSRRSIQESQDLPPITILAQAESLSQQIVPSVGIVVLSEQKSATIADVCDSMRQQLLVLVEWAKYIPAFGELPLDDQVCLLRAHAGEHLLLGVAKRSMAFKDFLLLGNGCVIHRNSPESEISRVANRVLDELVQPFHDIQIDDNEFAALKAIVFFDPDAKSLRDPAKIKATRLRVQMSLEDYINDRQYDSRGRFGELLLLLPTLQSITWQMIEQLQFIKLCGLAKIDNLLQEMLLGGLSSDPMHLHHPTQTQLAQDPVTGHTLVISTMPVAHSAQITSPDTPIPSPPQAAASEIYKHYPQTLGPRASPSPSTQTDP from the exons ATGAAGTATCCTCCTGCTCCTCAGAGTAAATCTCTATTAGACATGGAAGTAGCAAACTACTGTGAAGGCCTGGATCCTTCCTACAGCACACTGGGCTTTGAGAATGCAGAGGTTCTCTATGGAGGAAGAG acGGCATGCCGATAGAACCACATCTATGTGGTCCGGATGGAGTCGGCAGCAACTGTGCGATCTGTGGTGACAAAGCTACAGGGAAACACTACGGAGCCTCCAGCTGTGATGGATGCAAAGGTTTCTTCAGACGCTCCATTCGAAAGAGCCACATCTACACATGCAG GTTTAACAGGCAGTGCATTGTGGACAAAGACAAGAGAAACCAGTGTCGATTCTGCAGACTCAACAAATGCTTCAGAGCTGGCATGAAAAAAGAAG CTGTGCAGAACGAAAGAGATCGGATCAGTTCTAGAAGAAGTATTCAAGAATCACAAGACCTTCCACCCATTACTATTTTGGCTCAGGCAGAATCCTTGTCCCAACAG ATCGTTCCCTCAGTGGGAATAGTGGTTCTATCGGAGCAGAAATCAGCCACCATAGCAGACGTCTGTGATTCTAtgagacagcagctgttagtgtTGGTGGAGTGGGCCAAATATATCCCAGCCTTTGGAGAACTGCCTCTGGATGACCAG GTGTGCTTGCTGAGGGCCCACGCTGGTGAACATCTCCTACTCGGGGTCGCCAAAAGGTCAATGGCGTTCAAAGACTTCCTCCTTCTAG gtaaTGGCTGTGTGatccacagaaatagtccagaATCAGAGATAAGCAGGGTGGCAAACAGAGTTCTGGATGAGCTGGTCCAGCCTTTCCACGACATCCAAATAGACGACAATGAGTTTGCAGCTCTGAAGGCCATTGTGTTCTTTGACCCAG ATGCAAAATCATTACGAGACCCTGCCAAGATAAAGGCCACACGTCTGAGG GTTCAGATGAGTCTGGAGGATTACATTAATGACCGTCAGTATGACTCCAGGGGTCGTTTtggagagctgctgctcctgctgcccaCCCTGCAGAGCATCACCTGGCAGATGATTGAACAGCTCCAGTTCATTAAGCTCTGTGGCCTGGCCAAGATAGACAACCTgctgcaggagatgctgctggGAG GTTTATCATCTGATCCGATGCACTTGCACCACCCCACACAAACTCAGCTGGCCCAGGACCCAGTGACTGGTCACACTTTGGTCATCAGCACCATGCCTGTTGCTCACTCTGCACAAATCA CGTCTCCAGACACCCCCATCCCGTCACCCCCCCAGGCTGCTGCCTCAGAAATCTACAAACACTATCCTCAGACTCTTGGTCCTCGTGCCAGCCCCTCACCCTCCACACAGACGGACCCCTGA